The following DNA comes from Kaistia sp. 32K.
CCAAGCACATCCTCAACCGGCACCGCGCCAGGCTTCTGATCGAAAGCCGGGCGGGAGAGGGGTCGACCTTCACTGTCGCATTCACTACGCAACTGGCGGTTCCGGATTCGATGTCTCTTGAGAAAGTGAAGTGATTACAAAGGCTTGCACTGTCACAAAACAGTAATGGGACTGTCATAGAACCATAACGTGTGACCTCTACGGTCCCCTCGCGTCCCGGTCGTCTGCGGCGGGGACAAGCAACCGCAAGTCCCGAACCTTCGTCAGGGAGACGTCAGGTGAAACTCAAGAACATCGTTCTCGCCGCCGGCCTTTTCGCCACCACGATTGGCCTCGGCGCGGCCCAGGCAGCCGATATCTCCGGCGCCGGCGCGACCTTCCCCTATCCGGTCTACGCCAAGTGGGCGGATAGCTATAAGAAGGAAACCGGCATCGGCATGAACTACCAGTCGATCGGTTCCGGCGGCGGTATCAAGCAGATCAAGGCCAAGACGGTCACCTTCGGCGCCTCCGACGCTCCGCTGAAGCCGGAAGAGCTCGCGAAGGCCGGCCTGGTCCAGTTCCCGACCGTCATCGGCGGTGTGGTTCCGATCATCAACGTTCCCGGCCTGAAGCCGGGCGAGCTCGTCCTCGACGGCCAGACGCTGGCCGACATCTTCCAGGGCAAGATCGCCAAGTGGAACGACGAGGCGATCAAGAAGCTCAACCCGTCGCTGACGCTGCCGGATACCGCGATCGCCGTCGTGCGCCGCTCGGACGGTTCGGGCACCAGCTTCGTCTTCACGACCTACCTGTCGCAGGTCTCGAAGTCCTGGGCTGACGAGATCGGCGCTGCTTCGGCCGTCGAATGGCCGGTCGGCCTCGGCGCCAAGGGCAATGAGGGCGTCGCCGCCAATGTCGGCCAGACCCAGGGTTCGATCGGCTACGTCGAGTATGCCTTCGCCGCCCAGAACGGCATGTCCTACGCCAAGCTCGTCAACAAGGACGGCCAGACGGTTGCTCCGGACGCGGCCAACTTCGCCGCCGCCGCCGCCAATGTCGATTGGGCCAATGCTCCCGGCTACTACGTCCTGCTGACGAACGAGCCCGGCGCGACCTCCTGGCCGATCACCGCCGCCACCTTCATCCTCGTCTACGCCAAGCCGGACAACGCGGCCGACGTCGCCGAAGCCCTCAAGTTCTTCAACTGGGCCTACGACAAGGGCGACAAGATGGCTGAAGAGCTGCACTACATCCCGCTGCCGGACGCGGTCGTCGCCAACATCAAGGCGACCTGGGCCAAGGAAATCCTTGGTGCCGACGGCAAGCCGGTCTTCGCGGCCAACTAAGCCGACCTGATCAGGAAGAGGGGCGCACTGCCCCTCTTCTTCCTCGTGACAAATAGTGGCTCCGTATGCGGAACCGGGAAAACAACATGGTCGATGCAGCGATGACGAGCGTGACCAGCGCCGGCATGGATGATGCCAAGCTGAAACGCATGCGACGGTTCAGGGCCGGAGACGCCACCTTCAGGGGACTGACCTTCGGCGCCGCGACGCTGGTCCTGCTGCTTCTCGGCGGCGTGATCATCTCGCTGATCCACGGCTCGATCCCGGCGCTCTCGACCTATGGCCTTGGCTTCCTGACGTCCCAGTCCTGGAACCCGGTCACCGAGAAATTCGGCGCGCTCGCGCCCATCTACGGCACGGTGGTGACGTCCATCATCGCGCTTCTGGTCGCCGTGCCGGTCGGCATCGGCATCGCCATCTTCCTGAC
Coding sequences within:
- the pstS gene encoding phosphate ABC transporter substrate-binding protein PstS translates to MKLKNIVLAAGLFATTIGLGAAQAADISGAGATFPYPVYAKWADSYKKETGIGMNYQSIGSGGGIKQIKAKTVTFGASDAPLKPEELAKAGLVQFPTVIGGVVPIINVPGLKPGELVLDGQTLADIFQGKIAKWNDEAIKKLNPSLTLPDTAIAVVRRSDGSGTSFVFTTYLSQVSKSWADEIGAASAVEWPVGLGAKGNEGVAANVGQTQGSIGYVEYAFAAQNGMSYAKLVNKDGQTVAPDAANFAAAAANVDWANAPGYYVLLTNEPGATSWPITAATFILVYAKPDNAADVAEALKFFNWAYDKGDKMAEELHYIPLPDAVVANIKATWAKEILGADGKPVFAAN